GATGAAACAAACAACCCTTTCCATTATGGGTTAGGCCTAAGGTGGCAATATTATGGTTCAATTCCATACTGACCCCAAAATTATTAAGAGGAGTGTTATTCAACTATGGCAAGTAACAACAACTCTAATCAACTTTTAGTACCAGGTGTAGAACAAGCATTAAGTCAAATGAAGTATGAAATCGCATCTGAATTTGGTGTAAACCTTGGTGCAGATACTACTTCACGTGCAAATGGATCTGTAGGTGGAGAAATCACTAAGCGTCTAGTAGCAATGGCTGAATCTCAACTTGGCGGATTCCAACGCTAATTTTTAGTAAAACCAAAACAAATTAATAATATGGCTAAGCCCTCTCCTTTCTGGA
The window above is part of the Bacillus sp. SORGH_AS_0510 genome. Proteins encoded here:
- a CDS encoding alpha/beta-type small acid-soluble spore protein: MASNNNSNQLLVPGVEQALSQMKYEIASEFGVNLGADTTSRANGSVGGEITKRLVAMAESQLGGFQR